One Apteryx mantelli isolate bAptMan1 chromosome Z, bAptMan1.hap1, whole genome shotgun sequence genomic window, GAGGAGCAGAAAGCGAAAACGCACAAAATCAATAGGGGAAAAACAATTACGTGCAGATACATGGTCGCGGGCAGACAGCTACAGCACGCGCAAAAAAAAGCACCAATGGGAAGACCCCACCCCCCGGTGGCATTTCCCAAGATAATTTTCCTTCACAAACACGCTTTTTTGGGAAGGACAAGCACCGCGTGCCGGGCAACGCCTGGGCAGCTCCGAGGCCTGGATTATTTTGTGTGAGGTTGGGCCACCTAGAAACACCTGGAAAGACCCTTCTGCGCTGCCCATCAGCAGCCGCGCACCTCAGGGACCGGCAATGGagaaaacctgcttttttttggttttggccaACATTAGGGCTGGTGTTTAACCACAGCAAGACGCATGGTGGCCTTGGCGTGCTCGGCCTGCTCTAAGGCAGTGAGGCGGTTTGGGTCAGACAGGCGGTTTTTTGGCGGGGAGGCGCGGTGGGGCCTGACGTCCCCATGAGGAACCGGGCCCAACATGGCGCCCGGGCCTCACCCAGGCGTGAAATGGCGGCCaagatggcggggggggggggaggcgacgACGACGCACCCGGGCGCTCCATCTTCCTCCCGCCTCGCCGTGTGCGTGCGTGGGTGCGGGGGGGATTTTAATGACGCTAACTCAGGCGGAAAGAGCCTGAAGGGGGTATTTACATCTTTGTAGGGGGGCTGCTCCTCCAGGGCGGGGTGGTGCGCCGGGCTGCTGCCGCCACTGCCGGCCTTGGGGGGCCCCGGGGCCTGGCCCTCCGCCGGCCTCTCCTCCGGCGGTGGCCGGGCAGCAGGAAAGGGGCCGGTGGCGGCAGCAGGGCGCTCCCGGCCGCCCTTGTCCGCcacgccgcggcccggcgggaaGCGGCCGCCGGCCGTGAGGGGGTCGGCGCCgcgcggctgcggcggccgcTCGCCCTCTTCCTCGTCGTCATCGTCCTCgccgtcgtcgtcgtcgtcctcctcctcctcggggggCTTGTGCCCCTCGACGTCCACCTccgcctcgtcctcctcctcctcctcgctgctgTCCTCGCTGGCGAAGCTGCCGGCGGGCGAGAGGAGGCGGTGCGGGGGGAGCGGGTGGCGCGGGCAGCCCGCCGCcaccacctcttcctcctcctcctcctcctcggcggcggcggcggcgcggggcggcggcaggagcagcagcggcgaggccgggcgcggcgggccgTGCAGCTTGGCCAGGCTCTCCGAGTCCTCCTTGCCGCCCACGGGCCGGAAGGCGCTGGAGTGGTGGtacccgccgccgcccgccttgcgccccgctgccgccgccgccgcctccagcaggtgcGGGTGGTGCGCGGggacgcggccgccgccgccaccctccGGGGCAGGGGGCGAGGCGggttcgccgccgccgccgccgccagggggcgcctcGAAGAGCGGgtcccgcgcggcggcggcggcggcggcagcagcgggcggcggcggggcggcgggcggcgagcccagccccgcggccgccgccgcctcgccgccgggctcgggcagCTCCAGGAAGGCCTGGCGCAGCAGCCCGGCGCCGTCGCCCAGCGCGCAGCCCAgggcgcccggggggggcggcggcggcggcggctgcggcggtggcggcggctgcaGGTAGGTGGGCACGGGCAGCCCGCCCGGCGTGCGCGGCGGCCAGAACATGCAGAAGGGCGGGTAGAAGGCGGCGTCCTTCCTGCCGGGCCAGAAGAGCCCCgacagccccccgccgccgccgccgcccgcgccgccgcccttgtgcgccgccgcgccgagcccctcgccgccctcctcctTCTTGTGGCAGAGGCCgaaggcggcggcggggaagccgTAGGGATGCGGGAAGAGGCCGCCGCAGGCCGGGAACTTCTGGAGCACGCCGCCGAAGGAGCCCTTGCTGGGCACCGGGATCACCGGGTAGCTGCGCGGGCTCTTGCCGCCGtgccccgacgccgccgccgccgccacggcctcctgcagctcctcgtCCTCCTCGAAGCGCGGCCGCTTCTGGTGCAGCTCCGGCGGCGCCGCCAGCAGGTGCGGGCTCAGCAGCCCGCCgcccaccaccgccgccgccgccgccgccttcacGGCGCCCAGCGGGTGGCAcgacggggcggcggcggcggcggcgggcggcggcggcggcagggcccgctTGCGGCTGCCGCCGTTGAACATGGCCTTGACGTCCTCCCAGGCGAAGaccagctcgtcctgggggctcTTGTCGGTGAGCTTGAGGTGGCGGCGCCACGAGTTGAAGTTGGCGGCGTCGGGCTGCGTGTACTTGGCGTCGGGGGTGCGGTGCGAGTGGAAGATGAACTTGTTGGGCGAGAAGTACATGCTGCAGTAGCTGCACTTGATGCACTTGGCGCGCGAGCTGTTGTAGCGCGCCGGGATGAAGCTGCCGCGGCAGCCCCAGGCGCACTCGTGCGACACGTCGAAGGCGAAGTTATCCGGCAGCTTGGGCGGCCGGTTCTCGCCCAGGAAGGACTTGCACAGCCGCTCGGCCTCCCGCTTGGTGATCATGCCGCAGCGgcgggaggagatgggcatggccccggcccgccgcaggATCTCCAGCTGCACGGGCGTGCACTGCACGCAGGTGATGCCCAGCGCCACGCGACGGTTGTGGATCTCGTTGTAGCTGAAGTTTTTCAGCAGCGTGTTGGAGATCTGCGCCAGGCACAGCCGCTCCTGCCCGTCGATGACCAGCGACACGATGGGGATGCCGTAGAGGATCACCTGCCCCACCTGGTTGGGCTTCATGGCCGCGTGGCCGGCCCGCGGCTGGCTCATGGGCTCCGGCGGGTACGTGCTGGACGGCGACGGCAGCAGGATGTCCGTGGGGGCGGGCAGCGGGCTCGTCGCCATCGCCTCAGCGCCGGGGGGGCTCCTCTGCGCCAGCTGCGGAGCGAGGGCGGAAAGGGAGACGCCGTCAGCGCGGCCCCCTCCGTgcccagccgcccccccccccgacgccCCACGGAGCGACCCGCCGTCGGAGAAAGAGCCCGCGATTTTTAAGAATAAAGCGAGATGCGGAAGGAGCGAGGCGGCCCCCGCACGGAGTTATTTCCCCCGACGTTATCGCCAGCTTTCGCGGCCCCGATTCCCCCCCGACGGCCCCCTCATTGCCGGTAGAGACCCCGCCGGGCGCAGCTCGGCTCAGGCGCAGAGATTACGGCAAATTAccaaatatccccccccccccgtttcggGGCGTCCCCCATACATGCTACGCGCGGCGACTCCCAAAACCcgcatcgcccccccccccgtccgGGGGAAcccgccgctgcggggccgctctacctgcccccccccccggcaccggccGCGGGCGCCTTCCGACGGCTCCCGGTGCAACACGCAGCCGAGAGgcggaaaaaaaagtttatcgtCTCCGCGGGCGCCCGCgcaccgctccgcgccgccgcttacctccgccgctcccggggcgctctagcagcgccgccgccgccgccagggaggcgcatccccgccgccccccgcgcagcgcagcgcagcgcggcgcggcggcgcgcagccTCCGCGCGTGTCTGGACGCGGGGCAgccgcgcgccgcggccccccgtgGGCGCCGTGACGTCAGCGGGCCCGgcctcgcctccccgccccgcgtggggaggggagggggggggtcggGCCGCGCCGTCGGTGCGGGGCTGCGCGGAGTCGCCTCCGCGGCGGCGCAattggagcggggggggggggggggaggattaaTCCGCCGTCGGGTCCGCGCCGGCTTCGCCAACGATTTGCTCCCCGATTCACGCCGCCAGGACGCCGAACTCCTCTACGAAACGTATTAAATCGGATTgtgcttttcccccccctttttaatccccccccccaccccagtgtCTGAGCGCGGTCGCTTCCAAGAAATTGAATATATTCAATTTGCACATCGAAGCCACGTCCTTTCGGAAACGTTATTTTTTTAAGGGAACTGTCACAAATTCCGggcggcgggaagggaagggaggggaggggagaggaggggggaaaaaaagttgatttCGGCCGCAGCGAGCCGTCCTCGGGGGCGCGAATAGGTGCCGGCAGCCGGGAGcggccccctgccctcccccaaacgGCGAAACCCGAGCGATCCGTTCAAACCGGCCTCAAAAGGAGCGAGATTCTCCCTTAAACGCCCGCAGCGTTAACACGGCGCAAATGTTGTATTTTTCTCATTGCCTCATGCCTCGACCTAGCAAAAGAAACGCGAATAACACGCGGCTCCGGCGCGGCCTCCCTGTTTTATCCCCCCGAAGCAGGTGAATGCGGTGCAGCAAAAATGCAGGTATTTCAAGACCTCCCcgaaaaataaatgcaacataGCAAGGAAAAATAGCCATTTTCTTGCCGTTTTCTCTCCTGCCCCGCTTGCTGTGATACAGACCCTCCCCGCCCCAAGGCCAGCCGGGTTTTGCCTCCTTTTGggggagctctgcagccccccccccccccccagccccttctctCGCTGTACCGTCCCCGGCAGGTCTGGCTGAGGACGAAGGGGGATCCAGCTGCTCGGCCTCGAGCACGTCTGCAGAGCGGAGCACAAAAACCatacccacccccccccccaaaaaaaaaaaaaaaaaaaaaaaaaacaccaaacctgCCTTCTAGCTGaaccgggaaaaaaaaaaactggagcGGCCGGATATTTCCTAATAcagctctgatttaaaaaaaaaatttttttaacacaaatgaTGCTCCCATCTCTCTGTTTTTCTGTCCGGGCACATGAGCAATGTCAAACCTTTCCGCGCACTTCCAAGCCACGAAAACGTGGGGTTCccagtgagggtttttttttttttttttttttgcaaggcatCGCGGAGCCAGGCGAAACTCTCCGCGCCGggacggcccccccccccccccaaattaaccaaaccaaaccaaacctctTTCTGCTCTTCCCCGCGGAGGCCCCCGATCGCTTGGGTCCTggctaactttaaaaaaaaaaatcacccctcTCTTGAGCACTTCTGCCACTTCTCCTTAAAGCCTGCTGCCCCCCGTGCAGCGACGGCCAcccggagcccccccccccactcccccggGCTCTCCCCCGGGCCCGCTGCTTTCGCCTGAGCAGTCGCTACGAGCCTCGCACGGGTGACATTTTAATCAATGCTTCCTAGCCAGGCTGACAGGAATTTTACACTCCGAAAGTCGCCTCCGACGGCTAATTGATTCAAATTGTTTTATTGGTTAAGCCCGTGTCACGCTTTGCGTGATCTATGGCCACGCCACGGAGGAAATTTCCCCGCCTGTCTTCGCTCCCTCGGTGCTTCGCCGAGTTCAGGGGTGTTTTCGGGGGGGATGTCGCCCGCTGCGGCGGGTGCTCCGGGGTCCCGGCCCCGCCGTCGGGGGCATCAGCCCGGTCCCCGGGGAGCGGCGGGACCCGCTCGGTCGCCGCGTGGTTTTTCCCCTGTCCATTCCCAAGCGAAACGGTGCTAAAGAGCCTCCCCCGGGCTCTGATCCTGGcgtggggagagagggagaagcgGGTCACCCCGCCTGGTCGCAGGCGGCGGCAGGGGTTGGCAAGGCACCTGCAACGAAGCCGCCCCGGGAGCTGCGTCCTCGCAACCCGAGAGAGGTTAAAAAACGCACGCTCGATCCGGGGAAGTCATTAGCCAGCGCCTGCCGTTTATTTTGcggtgaaaaaagaaaagaaaagaaaagaaaagaaaagaaaagaaaagaaaagaaaagaaaagaaaagaaaagaaaagaaaagaaaagaaaagaaaagaaaagaaaagaaaagaagaaaagaggccAAAGTTGCTTGTTCACCTGATGGGTGCTAATGGCCTCCCTACAATCGGCTCGTTTGAGGGGTCCCCTCAGTTTTCTCTGCAGAGAAAGCCGAAACCCGTGGGGATTTGTGCTCTTTAGGAGAAGGTGCAGGACACCGCGTGTCACAGGGAAGCGCCCGGAGCTGCGtctgcggagggagggaggggggaagacacTACCCCGCACCAGCACCTTGGAGAAGAGGGACAAGGATATACCCGGGTGCTTTTCTATTCGAGTTTTGTCGGGAAACCTCGCGGAGGAAGCGCGACCCCCAGCAGCTGCGCGGGGCCGGCTCGGCTTGCCGGAAAAAGGCCCGTCCCCCCAGCGGCCGGGCCGCTGCCGCAGGTGGCCCCGGGGCGGGCGAGGCCCGCGCGgtggccccggccgcggcggacGCGATCGCCGCctccgcggggcggccccggagcGCAGCCCGCGCCCCGGCGGGGGCAAGCCCGGCTGCGGAGGGGTCCCTGCGCCCCCCCGCCCGGGGAGCTGCGGGCTGGGCTCgtgtcctgctgcctcctcgagGTGCTCCCGTCCATTTCGTTATTTGCTCTTGCCGTCCGCACTGGCTCGGCGGGAGTCGCCTCCCtcgagaggagaggggaaggcgGACAAACTTCTCCCGGGAGCCTGGAAGGGATAAAATTGAGTCCTCgctcctcttcccttctctacCGCGATTCTGCCTCGGAACGGCTCAAGTAAGGAGAAAGCAGAAGCAAATCCTCTCACTGCGGCTTGCTTCGCGTCGAaaggagcagctgagaaaagggTCCAGCGATCCCCAAGTTTAAGCCACCCCAACCCACTCCCGCGGCCTTTATTTACTTCCACAGCTCTTAAATAGTGTAGCAGACCGGCCACGAGGTGCAAGATAACCTTACTGCGTTTAAAACCCACAAAGAAAACCACCCCCCGCGCGGATCCATTCCCTCCTCCCACCACCCCTCCACATCCCATTGAAACTTACGGCCATGCAAGTAACAGACACACAAGGTACCGTTATAAACCCTCTTTCCCTAATAAATTTAGGCAATAAAGGAGGGTTTTAAAAGACTTCCGGATAGATTTCGCCGCGCTGTTTGGTCTACAgcaaagccttaaaaaaaatttttttttttaatcgtatTTTCTTATATTAAGCGCTGAAAGCGGAGAGGGCATTTGAAATAGAGGTGGTCCCATCTGGAAAACCCCGGAGCTCATTTATATCACATCACTTCGGGCTTTTGTCTCTGCTCTTGAATAACCTAGCTAGACACAACAAAAGGGCAGGGATCGACGTGGAGTTCCTCGCTGGCAAGAGGACGCCTCTAAAAGACGCATCTACAACCCTAATAattggggggggaaggaaaaaaaaaaaaagactcagcgCGATGTTCCGCCGGCACTTTTGAGGGCACTGGGAGAGTTTAGCGACCAGGTATTTCTGGGCGGTTTGGTAGCCCTCCGGCGGCTGGAAGCCACCGCTGCCAGCATCTTTTGTCTGCGGCAGCTCCGTTAACTCCGCGGCGCGACACGCTGCGCGGGTGCTGCCCAAACGCGACGGCGCTAGAGACGCAGCCCGGTCTGAACCCCTCGCAGGAGAGCGGACCTGCAGCCCCGGGGAAGATCCCGGCTGCGGATCCCTCCCTCACGCTCATTAGCGCCCCAAAAAACCCGCGAGGGGCTATATTTGGGCAGTCCGGTCTGTGGAAACAGCTGCAAATTTAGATGGGGGTGAATTAACTcccaggggaaggaaaaaaaaaaagtaaaaaaaaaaacaaacaaccctaaAAACACCTCAGCTATTGATTCATCTTCCAAATGCATAAATTAAAGCCCTCTGAACGTCTTCAGTGAGAGGCGTGCCTATCTCGAAGTATTTAAATGCAGAACAAACTTCCACGgcagaaaatgcagccacacTGCGATGGGGACAAGCGGGTCCAAACTTCCGAAGGAAACATGACGTTATCACGCGAAGACGCATCGCGTTAGTAAATAATTCAATTTTGCGTCTTTCCAGAACCCAGTAACCTTGGGTGTCTTAGAAAGCAGATTGTACAAACAGGCAATTAAGATGAGCGCTGAGAGTTTCAGCGGAGATATAATGAAGCAGCTTTAATTACtatcttgaaattaaaaatgtaatatacagatttaaatttattttcacctAAATTGTGTATAAAattatatggcttttttttttccaggctaagAAACGAATTGCCACCAAGCTTGCCACTAAAAAGTCTGAAGTACTTTCCAAACCCAGTTCCCAAACACACAGTAATAATGATACATTTATCATTACTGATGACCACCCACTGGTTTATTATTGCTTTGTTACTACTATTACAATCAAGAGATTTCTTTATTTACTGTTAACATTCACTTAAAGCTGAATGTTAATGACTCTTCTGAATTCACCAAAGAGTTTTCTGTTATATTTCAGGAGTAGTTACGTTTTGGGTTTCAGAAGCGGCATAAAAGAAGGAGAAAGGCTGGGTGCTGGCTTGctcctattttttcccctcttcagaaGGGTATTTCGGAGAATTTATCAACTCGGATTTTCAACAAAGAGTTGCAAAAGGCTTGGCATAATGCACATACTCGCCTGTAGCTAATTATGTAAGTATTTTATTACAGGAGATTCATTCATTATTGATAAATGTTTGCAGTAACTTCCTGCTATGTAGAGTTGTATTTTACGAGGAATAACCAACCTATGGGGATTGTGATCGTTCGGCTTTTACGCTCCTGCGCTCTTTGACAGTTCACAGCAGCCACTTACGGGTCTGGCTAGTCACCTTCTGCCTTTCTACTACCAAAAGCAACTTCTCCCCTCTCCCACTACCacatccccccccctcctcccctcgccATGATTTCATTACTGCGTTAAAAGTGATTTGCCAGGGAGGGTGTATTATGCTATAAGGAGGCTCTCCGTGAATATATAAGCTGTATATAGGTGTATCAAGCGGGTTGTGGACGGCTATAGGGCTGCCGTCGGTGCAACAAGCGGCCAGTCCGCCCGGCAAAGAGCCGAGCCACGCCGGGAGGCAAACGGCTTGCCCGAAGGCAGGGCGGCACTGCGAGTGTTTCCCACCGCCCTCGGACCTCCACGCCGCTGCAAAAACCTCGGGATGCAAccgggtaaaaaaaaaaaaatatatatatatatatatatatatataaaaaaataaataaaacctgtcCCACCCGGTGTTACACCTGCGAGGCACTGACAAAGCAGAGGAGACGCCTCTCCGCGGAGCTTCGTGGCTGGGGGATCCGGCTCTTTGACCCCCTCCTCGCCCTCTTTTGGGGTCGCTCAGCTCCGCTTCCCCTCTCCGTCCAGGCCAGCAGCTCCCTTCCCGGCCGGGAGGATCCTTTCGGGTGGGAAAAGGCGAGCACGCCCGGctccggggaaaaaaaaaaaaaaaaaaaaacccgcagCGCTGCAGCGGGGTGAAGCCGAGCCCCGCTCGCTTCCCCGGCAGGACGCGGCAGGCCcgcggcgggcggagcggggcgcagGTTGCGCGGGCGCCGTGCtgagcgggcagcgccggggcgcagCGCATCCCCCGGCCCGCAGCCGCCACGGGGACAAGCCAGCGCTGctcctcgccgcccgccctcccaAGTTCACCATTGCAAAgggaaattttatatatatatatatgtatagaaatATAAAAAACTTAAAGGTAAATCACACATCTACGAAAAAGGAACGAATGGACGCGCAGCTCCTCCGAGCGCAGCGGCCAGCCGAGCCGCGGGCTCACGcgtccccccgccgcagccccgacTCGCGGGACGCGGCCACGAAGCGACGGGCCCCGCGCACCGGGGCGCCCTGCgagcagcccccccccgccctccccacgCACACGCGCAACCCGGCCGCGGTGCCCGCCAGGGGCCTTTCCCCTGCGAGCGACAGCACCGCCCCGTAAGCGACGATTAATCGCCTCCACCAGCCACCTTCCAGCCTTTTTTAGCAACAAATTACGGACCATTTGCTccgggaggggaggaaggcaatGAAAtcgagacacccccccccaagccccccccccccagcccggcttACCTGGCCGCCCGAGCTCCATGGGCGCCCCGGGCCGGCGGGGTGGCTGCaagggggcggccgggccgcgccgcgctccgcggccgctgcgcagcgcagcgcgggggAAGTTTGGCTGCCGCCTGCGCCGCGGCGGCTGTGCCGCGGGTGGGTCGGGTCTCGGACGCCTTCTAGCAGTCAGGCAGCGCCCTGCAAGCGGCGCGGGGATGCCGCCCCCttccccggccccctcccctcgccgccggctgggggggttgtgtgtgggggggggccgcccccgccccgccggcacccCCCGGGGCAGGTCCGCCCCGACGGCCGCGGGGGAGGTCACCCCCCACCTTATAAGCTGAGGTTGGGGAGGCCCAGCGGGACCCTGTTGCAGGGGCGGGCTCCGCTTTGCCCaactcccccctccacccccccctcaaaaaaaaaaatcccgacACCTCCCCCCAAACTTTTTGCCCCCTTCCCTGCTTTCCcctggaaaaagaagaagaacaaaaaaaaaggctcCGAGCAACCTCCGCGGTGCTCCGCAGCGCGGCtccgcgcaccccccccccccgcgggagggcaggggACGGGgcacggccgccccccccccggtcccccccccccgcgcgccccgggcCGGCCCCGGCGAGCGCTTCCCACGGATCACTCGACGCGCGGAGCAAGGCGGCTGCTTAAAAACACAAAGCCGGAGCCCTAATGAGTTCAATTACAATGTGGTAAACACATTGCCTCTACGCTTTAATTAAGCCGGCTGTCCAATTTTAACTCATTAGTAATTCATTAAGAGAACAGCCTTTAGCTGGCTGCAAGGAGAGGAGCACCGCAGCCTGTGCGGTTCCGCTAGGCGCATCCCCCCAGGtagcggggggccgggaggggggtcccccccccctccggaaAAGGGGGCCCCCCCAGCAGCTTCCCCCGCCGTCGGGGAGCGGCACCCGAAGGAGACGGGATGGAGCCTGCGGCGGAGGAAGAGAGGGGTCCCGGGGGTGTCTTCGCCGCCCAAGCGACCGCTCCGACCCCTCTTTGCCCAATTTACGGGCATGGCCCAGGCTGCGCGGCGGGGGCGACCCTGTCGCCGCGGTGtcctgccccctcccctgcccgccGGGCCGTTTCCTTCCCGGTCCCTTTGCTCCCGGACGGCCTCGCTTCGGGGCAAGGTTTGTCCCCAGGCGTTTGGGCACCACCTCTGCCCTCCTCGCATCTTGAACAGCGGCGCTTCTGCAGCCAAAAAGCCCCCCcacccttttaatttttttaattttttttatttttttatttttaacggGGGAGGCGTTTGCAACGTATCTGGGACAAGAAACAGGTCAAATTCGCCCGAGCAGCAAAATTTGCTTTGCCAGGGGTCCGCAGGGTCGGATCCTGCCTCTCTGCCCGCCGGAGCTGGGGGGGGGTGTCGGGGCACCGGGGCGCTGCCAggcgccgggaggggggggggagtcccCCCCAAAAACGCCCGTGCGGCAGCTCCCCCCGCAGCGAGCGGCTGCGCCGCCCCGTGCGCATCTCTGCGCGCCTTTGCGCCGCGCCTCCGCCGCTGCCGGGCTGCTCCTGCCCGGGGCCGCCGCAGCAgcaaaaaggtttgttttttggggggtgggatcccgaatttccctttgcttttcccagCCCAAATCCCATCCCAGTCGTCTTGCAGCTTCTGTTATTTGCGTTATACTCGTAGTTAGTGTTTTATCACAGCGCTGGAGGTTGCGTTTATTGGGCTGGACTGAGggaaagtttcttcccatttTTGCAGCAATGTTTGACATTGAAAATACGAATATGGGCAAAGAGGATTTAACGGACTAGAGCCCCTTCGGCCCGATCCCCTCTCTCTTGCAGTGACCAGTGCCAGATGCTTCAGGGGAAGACACAGAAAACTGCCAAAAGCCTTTCTGGAATAAGTTTTTCTGCCTGCGTCGGTGTTTGACTTGTCGCAGGAAGATTCAGATTTCTTTCCTCCCTTGCTTCTGCTTGGCTGCGCTCTTTGCTGCGCAGGAGCTACGAACTAGCGTGGGGGGTAATGGGGGGGCCTCCAACCCCAGAGCCGAGTTATAAGAGACCAAATCCCTTCTGAAGCAGTCTCCAGGCAGACATCTCGAGAAGAAGCCCTCAGCAAGAACTCCTTCTCTGGGGACTAGATTTTGAGCAGTTATCTctttaaagcatttctttttttccccccaaatagaGGTCCCTATCCTGTAGTCCTGATTTTCATTTGGCCCCGGGCTTGCAAAATCGGACTGTCTGGAATTAGGAGATTTGGATATTGTTCCTCTTGATGGCAGaggaatttttttccaagagagCATGATAAGTGCAGGATCTGGCCCTGGGGGAAGGCAAGTCTGTGGTCTTCTTCCTCAGGGATCAACAGCAGTAGTATTTAACCTGTTGCAATACTGTCACTATCACCTCCTTTGCATTAGtagcaatcattaaaaaaaaaaaagtcaaaaaagccACAAGAATACTGCTTTTCTATTTCCAGAAACATTCCCCAGTCTTTTGTCTTGATTAGCAAAACACCAGCTTCCAGAATAGGACGGTCACGCAGGGGACAATTTTTCTCCAGAGCCTTCTGATATAAATCTAAAAAGCATCTTGAAGCCAGTGGGCTACAATTCATTTTATTACCCCAGTGTTAATCTAGAATCGGTACATAAAGACTGTTAGGACAATTAATCTGAATTAATTTCCAAagtgaattaaattaaattgacTGAAGACCACCTGAATTCTGAGCAAGAGCAACCTTCACAGGGGTTTCATGCAGTTTAATTAATCCACTTTTAAATTCTCACCTTCAACTAATTTAGGTTATTTTCCTGAGTGTCCCTACATAGGCAAAATCTTCGAGGTAAACGGGGCTCGTGGGAATTCCTCCAGATTTACACAGATGTAATTTAGAGCAGAATAATACCTTTTGACCACGGCACAGAAACGATGCAGAACTAAAGGATCTGTACACCGTGCTGCTGCGTGAAGCTAAACTCCAGAGGAAACCTTTTCCAAAAATGTGCCGGGGTGTTTTGCTGCTCCCCCTCACCCTGTGCCTCTGTGCGTATAAATGCTTGTACGTGTGTACGTACACTCGCAGACATGCACACGCGCACCGCGGATATATATGCTCTACGTCTTTCTTTTGCTCTATTTGTTTAATCCATTAAAGGCTCTGCTTTGTGCACCTGAGACTCCCGTTGGAGTTAGAGGGAGGCTGGGAGCCTGAGGAACGGCTGGATCAGTCGGGCACAAGGCAGCTCAGCGCTGCACGATCAACGCTGAAATAGAAAGGATGACGAATCCCAAATTTGCAGCCACTCAGGACCCAGCAATCTAGGACAACTTTAGAGAGGAAAGACTGTCTTTCGATGAGCACAGCCCCTTCTTTTGGCCCCGAGGAAGTTTCACCTGTTTCGGAACGGTTGTAGGGGTGATTTTCAAGCGGTGCTGGAATATTGC contains:
- the SKOR2 gene encoding SKI family transcriptional corepressor 2 encodes the protein MATSPLPAPTDILLPSPSSTYPPEPMSQPRAGHAAMKPNQVGQVILYGIPIVSLVIDGQERLCLAQISNTLLKNFSYNEIHNRRVALGITCVQCTPVQLEILRRAGAMPISSRRCGMITKREAERLCKSFLGENRPPKLPDNFAFDVSHECAWGCRGSFIPARYNSSRAKCIKCSYCSMYFSPNKFIFHSHRTPDAKYTQPDAANFNSWRRHLKLTDKSPQDELVFAWEDVKAMFNGGSRKRALPPPPPAAAAAAPSCHPLGAVKAAAAAAVVGGGLLSPHLLAAPPELHQKRPRFEEDEELQEAVAAAAASGHGGKSPRSYPVIPVPSKGSFGGVLQKFPACGGLFPHPYGFPAAAFGLCHKKEEGGEGLGAAAHKGGGAGGGGGGGLSGLFWPGRKDAAFYPPFCMFWPPRTPGGLPVPTYLQPPPPPQPPPPPPPPGALGCALGDGAGLLRQAFLELPEPGGEAAAAAGLGSPPAAPPPPAAAAAAAAARDPLFEAPPGGGGGGEPASPPAPEGGGGGRVPAHHPHLLEAAAAAAGRKAGGGGYHHSSAFRPVGGKEDSESLAKLHGPPRPASPLLLLPPPRAAAAAEEEEEEEEVVAAGCPRHPLPPHRLLSPAGSFASEDSSEEEEEDEAEVDVEGHKPPEEEEDDDDDGEDDDDEEEGERPPQPRGADPLTAGGRFPPGRGVADKGGRERPAAATGPFPAARPPPEERPAEGQAPGPPKAGSGGSSPAHHPALEEQPPYKDNQKSKESNQVMLPTKEDNFSDKNKEHNFFITDSEPSGGDFWRDIAGEHTQETNSPHSLKKDVENMGKEELQKVLFEQIDLRRRLEQEFQVLKGNAPFPVFNNFQDQMKRELAYREEMVQQLQIIPYAASLIRKEKLGAHLSKS